One stretch of Chroococcidiopsis sp. CCMEE 29 DNA includes these proteins:
- a CDS encoding DUF3854 domain-containing protein, which yields MYSEKLERTNTGRLSPEMLKRYCHIETGGWWCSAGVDSRSFKDLQPDQRPTEHLWGCYKPNAPRENPHKPGKKIKYEHPPKADLSIFLLDVPNEIAERIYEKAGVSPAADERPNGFWYCIWKHNVPITITEGAKKAASLLSQGRAAIGLPGIYAGYRSKDEYGLPIKACLMEELAVFTTKDREICICFDYETRPDTKRNIDIAISRTGSLLEHQGAKVSVVNLPGPEKGVDDFIVAQGPLAYEKREREALPLWAWRSRNNEQRAALEPPKKLSFEERKQRRQAKLADKPAPQGLALIKPEQMAELAASHEFGAQTRSQALKLVETPPDSFVGISKPGSFSQPCLRHQPSVSSNPPAPVEQLSQLIQQSALETAQAVQQMLKDIGKANPDGSVTFEATEWRFAKQGNLIAITVKHDQREILRVEGDKPTVFRPNLEETEKLKQFREQVAKDGQQQQQQQQRRPGPSC from the coding sequence ATGTACAGCGAGAAGTTGGAGCGCACCAACACCGGGCGACTTTCTCCCGAGATGCTCAAGAGGTATTGCCACATTGAAACAGGCGGCTGGTGGTGCAGCGCTGGTGTGGATTCTCGCTCTTTTAAGGATCTGCAACCAGACCAAAGGCCCACAGAGCATCTCTGGGGCTGCTACAAGCCCAATGCCCCTAGAGAGAATCCACACAAGCCTGGAAAGAAGATTAAATACGAACATCCCCCAAAGGCTGATTTGAGCATCTTCCTGTTAGATGTGCCCAACGAGATTGCCGAGCGGATTTACGAGAAAGCAGGGGTCAGCCCAGCGGCTGACGAACGGCCCAACGGCTTTTGGTATTGCATCTGGAAGCATAATGTGCCTATCACGATCACCGAGGGCGCTAAGAAGGCCGCCAGCTTACTGAGCCAGGGCCGTGCAGCTATCGGCCTACCAGGAATCTACGCGGGCTACCGCAGCAAGGACGAATACGGGTTACCTATCAAGGCTTGCCTCATGGAAGAGCTGGCAGTCTTTACAACGAAAGACCGCGAGATTTGCATCTGCTTCGACTATGAGACAAGACCAGATACAAAGCGAAATATCGACATCGCCATTTCCCGCACTGGCAGCCTGCTGGAGCATCAAGGGGCTAAGGTCAGCGTGGTCAATTTACCAGGACCAGAGAAAGGCGTTGATGACTTCATCGTTGCGCAGGGGCCCTTAGCCTACGAGAAGCGGGAGCGTGAGGCTCTGCCCCTCTGGGCCTGGCGCTCGAGAAACAACGAGCAGCGGGCAGCACTGGAGCCGCCTAAGAAGCTGAGTTTTGAGGAAAGAAAACAGAGGCGACAAGCCAAGTTAGCAGACAAGCCAGCTCCTCAGGGACTGGCGCTCATCAAACCAGAGCAGATGGCAGAATTAGCAGCGAGTCACGAATTTGGCGCTCAGACTAGGAGCCAGGCTTTAAAGCTAGTCGAGACGCCCCCTGATTCATTTGTAGGGATATCGAAGCCTGGCTCATTTTCCCAGCCATGCCTCCGTCACCAACCCTCTGTTTCAAGTAACCCTCCGGCTCCAGTAGAACAACTGAGCCAATTAATTCAGCAGTCAGCTTTGGAGACAGCCCAAGCCGTGCAGCAAATGCTCAAGGATATCGGTAAAGCTAATCCTGACGGTTCTGTGACCTTTGAAGCGACAGAGTGGCGATTTGCCAAGCAGGGAAATCTGATTGCCATCACGGTAAAGCATGATCAACGTGAAATTCTTCGGGTAGAGGGCGACAAACCTACTGTGTTTCGCCCGAACCTTGAAGAAACAGAGAAATTGAAGCAATTCCGAGAACAGGTTGCCAAGGATGGGCAACAGCAACAGCAACAGCAGCAGCGCCGACCAGGGCCTAGCTGCTAA
- the mobF gene encoding MobF family relaxase, translating to MRNVSAAQGQHYYSKDNYYSKSATRLASQWWGRGAQQLGLSGQVQKQQFKVLLEGYSGEGQQLRAKKKNTQGQNRAALDMTFSAPKSVSLAALVGGDRRLESAHRTAVNRTLELVQSRYAQTRVRINGDRQSITTGKLIVAQYHHDTSREKEPQLHTHCVVINTTQLENGKWQSLHADSIWRHSKLIGQIYQNELACEVQRLGYEIEPRAHGQFELKGYTTQQLKAFSTRHQQIVNLVGENASRRDKELACLATRQPKGEEVAREELLAEWHWEVEFFRIKHPVPQPGRFAIQDATAAVRAGILHCSEREAGFKREAIEKFVLAEVGQFSFAAIQTAIDNDAQLIQTFDRRYTTQQALGRELATIRLMQEGKAQVLPIASKEQVERYLENKTLTPGQQQAIALSTITTDRVVAWQGVAGAGKTYALNEFRQIAQACGYTLKGYAPSAETAKVLEQEVGIESTTVAYLLASGELERFLDKQIWIVDEAGLLSAKDAYALLQRATLQKARVILVGDTRQLSAVEAGNPFRSLQNAQMQTAHLNQSLRQRTLDFNEVVDLIAQGKIEQGIERLDSSNRITVIPDTEQRLSQIVQDYIALAPDEREATLVLAGTNQERLDITQRIREELKKQGILGETSNLTQLKPKDLTQVQARYVRHYTVGDVVVPTREYKRLGLTKFQPYTVEALDKNSLTLRAMDGTRHTIDPMAFRKTVYTQQSIEIAVGDRLRWTRNDRQRSRRNGQEFTVVGIDQGNARIQYKNGLTDKISLSQPQQLDYALVSTTYSSQGKTADRVLIAADSTIGKESFYVAVSRAKYELKLYTEDKADLLERAQKTRAKENPLELLLGQALKRVATEPVVRAAKTAEPSSVAPEKTHLKRDQFGEEKIGQGCNWRTEEIPEWPTAIESKLVSAEPVEAFWIPGSSSHREPPHTLSRHTGASW from the coding sequence ATGAGAAATGTCTCTGCGGCTCAGGGACAGCACTACTACTCCAAGGACAACTACTACTCGAAGTCTGCCACGCGGTTAGCTTCCCAGTGGTGGGGTCGTGGTGCTCAGCAGCTCGGTCTGAGCGGACAAGTGCAAAAACAGCAATTTAAGGTGTTGTTGGAAGGTTACAGCGGGGAGGGTCAGCAGCTACGAGCCAAGAAAAAAAATACCCAAGGTCAGAACCGAGCGGCACTAGACATGACTTTCTCCGCACCCAAGAGCGTGAGCTTAGCAGCGCTAGTTGGTGGCGATCGGCGACTAGAGTCAGCGCACCGCACCGCCGTCAACCGAACTTTAGAGTTGGTGCAGTCTCGCTACGCACAGACGCGAGTGAGAATTAATGGCGACAGGCAGAGCATTACTACCGGAAAACTTATCGTAGCTCAGTACCACCACGACACAAGCCGAGAAAAAGAGCCACAACTGCATACCCATTGCGTCGTCATCAACACGACGCAGCTGGAGAATGGCAAGTGGCAGAGCCTGCACGCCGACTCTATCTGGCGACACAGTAAGCTCATCGGTCAGATTTACCAGAACGAATTAGCCTGTGAAGTGCAACGGCTAGGCTACGAGATAGAACCGCGAGCGCACGGACAGTTTGAACTCAAGGGTTATACTACTCAACAGCTCAAAGCTTTTTCCACCCGTCACCAGCAGATCGTCAACTTGGTGGGAGAGAATGCCAGCCGTCGAGACAAGGAACTTGCGTGTTTGGCAACGCGCCAGCCCAAGGGGGAAGAAGTAGCCCGTGAGGAACTTCTAGCAGAGTGGCACTGGGAAGTTGAGTTCTTTAGGATTAAACATCCAGTGCCACAGCCAGGGAGGTTTGCGATTCAAGATGCCACCGCAGCAGTCCGCGCTGGAATTTTGCACTGTAGCGAGCGCGAAGCTGGATTCAAGCGCGAAGCAATTGAAAAGTTTGTCTTGGCGGAAGTTGGGCAGTTTAGTTTTGCTGCCATCCAGACTGCTATCGATAACGATGCCCAACTGATCCAAACTTTTGATCGGCGCTACACCACTCAACAGGCTCTTGGGCGCGAACTGGCTACCATCCGACTGATGCAGGAAGGTAAAGCTCAGGTACTGCCCATTGCTTCAAAGGAGCAAGTAGAACGCTACCTGGAAAACAAAACTCTCACCCCAGGACAGCAGCAGGCGATCGCGCTCTCCACCATTACCACAGATCGGGTCGTGGCGTGGCAGGGAGTAGCTGGAGCTGGAAAGACCTATGCTTTGAACGAATTTCGGCAGATTGCCCAAGCTTGTGGCTACACCCTCAAGGGGTATGCTCCCAGTGCTGAGACGGCAAAGGTTTTGGAACAAGAGGTAGGGATTGAATCTACTACCGTCGCTTACCTACTTGCTTCTGGGGAGTTAGAAAGGTTCCTAGACAAGCAGATCTGGATCGTCGATGAAGCTGGGTTACTAAGCGCTAAAGATGCCTACGCCCTGCTGCAACGAGCTACCCTCCAAAAAGCTAGGGTAATACTGGTTGGCGATACCCGCCAATTAAGTGCAGTAGAGGCAGGCAACCCGTTTAGATCGCTACAGAACGCCCAGATGCAGACTGCCCACCTAAATCAATCCCTGCGGCAGCGCACCCTTGATTTTAACGAAGTTGTGGATTTGATAGCTCAAGGCAAAATTGAGCAGGGAATTGAGCGCCTTGATTCTTCCAACCGAATAACCGTCATTCCTGACACGGAGCAGCGGTTGTCGCAAATTGTCCAGGATTACATAGCATTAGCACCAGATGAGCGTGAAGCCACCTTAGTATTGGCTGGAACAAACCAGGAGCGCCTAGACATCACTCAGCGCATCCGAGAGGAACTCAAGAAACAAGGAATCCTGGGTGAAACCTCAAACCTTACGCAGTTGAAGCCCAAAGACCTGACGCAAGTTCAGGCGAGATATGTCCGTCACTACACTGTTGGGGATGTAGTCGTTCCCACCCGGGAGTATAAACGACTGGGACTGACCAAATTCCAGCCGTACACTGTCGAAGCTCTGGATAAAAACAGCCTGACTCTGAGAGCCATGGATGGCACCCGACACACTATAGACCCGATGGCTTTCCGCAAGACGGTTTACACCCAGCAGTCTATTGAGATAGCGGTAGGTGACCGGCTACGCTGGACGCGCAATGACCGACAGAGGAGTCGCCGCAATGGACAGGAATTTACAGTTGTGGGAATAGACCAGGGTAATGCCCGCATTCAGTACAAAAATGGCTTGACGGATAAAATTAGTCTGAGTCAGCCACAGCAGCTGGACTATGCATTGGTGTCTACAACCTACAGTAGCCAGGGCAAAACTGCAGACCGAGTTCTAATTGCCGCCGACTCGACAATTGGTAAGGAGAGCTTTTACGTTGCGGTCAGTCGAGCTAAATACGAGTTGAAACTTTACACCGAAGATAAAGCTGACCTACTGGAACGGGCGCAGAAGACCAGGGCGAAGGAGAACCCCCTGGAACTGCTGCTAGGGCAGGCGCTCAAGCGAGTCGCCACTGAGCCGGTGGTCAGGGCTGCTAAAACAGCAGAGCCTTCCTCAGTTGCGCCCGAAAAAACCCATTTAAAGCGTGACCAATTTGGCGAAGAGAAAATAGGGCAGGGTTGCAATTGGCGAACAGAGGAGATTCCAGAATGGCCAACTGCCATAGAGTCAAAACTGGTTTCGGCGGAGCCAGTGGAAGCATTCTGGATTCCAGGCAGCTCTAGTCACAGAGAACCCCCCCACACATTGAGCCGTCACACTGGCGCGAGCTGGTAG